From the genome of Candidatus Gastranaerophilales bacterium, one region includes:
- the efp gene encoding elongation factor P, protein MISTNDLKNGITIEVDGGLYQVVEFLHVKPGKGAAFVRTKLKNVETGNTMEKTFRAGEKFPKALLEKKEMQFLYKADADYIFMDNSTYDQVTLTAEQIGDGIKYLKENMNIMTLECKGKLIGIDLPNFVELEVVDTPPAEKGNTAQGGTKPATLETGAVVNVPFFISNGEMIRVDTRTNSYLDRA, encoded by the coding sequence ATGATTTCAACAAACGATTTGAAAAATGGTATTACAATTGAAGTTGACGGTGGGTTATATCAGGTAGTTGAGTTTTTGCATGTTAAACCAGGTAAAGGTGCAGCCTTCGTCAGGACTAAATTAAAAAATGTTGAAACCGGAAATACTATGGAAAAAACCTTCAGAGCGGGCGAAAAATTCCCCAAAGCGCTTTTGGAAAAGAAAGAAATGCAGTTTTTGTATAAAGCTGATGCTGATTATATTTTTATGGATAATTCCACCTACGACCAGGTTACGCTAACAGCGGAGCAGATAGGCGACGGTATTAAGTATCTTAAAGAAAACATGAATATTATGACTTTAGAATGCAAAGGTAAACTTATCGGGATTGATTTGCCGAACTTCGTTGAACTTGAGGTTGTAGATACACCTCCCGCGGAAAAAGGCAATACAGCCCAGGGCGGAACTAAACCCGCAACACTTGAAACAGGTGCTGTTGTCAACGTACCATTCTTTATCAGCAACGGTGAAATGATAAGAGTTGATACCAGAACCAATTCATATTTAGATAGAGCATAA
- the accB gene encoding acetyl-CoA carboxylase biotin carboxyl carrier protein: MKFELDYLEKLAELVNKNNLSEITLEDGDRAIVLRREKEIVASSGFIAPAAVAVSAPKEETKLVEKAPEAKKGTPVTSPMVGTFYAAPSPDDEPFVKLGKIVAKDDTVCIIEAMKLMNEIKTEFSGKVVEICVENGQPVEFGQVLMYIE; this comes from the coding sequence ATGAAATTTGAATTAGATTACTTGGAAAAATTGGCAGAGCTTGTTAATAAAAATAATCTGTCAGAAATTACGTTAGAAGACGGCGATAGAGCCATCGTACTAAGACGTGAAAAAGAAATAGTCGCTTCATCCGGATTTATAGCGCCTGCAGCGGTCGCTGTTTCTGCGCCAAAAGAAGAAACCAAATTGGTAGAAAAAGCGCCTGAGGCGAAAAAGGGTACACCTGTTACCTCTCCTATGGTTGGGACTTTTTATGCTGCTCCGTCACCTGATGATGAGCCGTTTGTAAAATTAGGGAAAATAGTTGCAAAGGACGATACTGTTTGTATCATAGAAGCAATGAAGCTTATGAATGAGATAAAAACGGAATTTAGCGGCAAAGTTGTTGAAATTTGCGTAGAAAACGGACAGCCTGTAGAGTTTGGGCAAGTCCTTATGTACATTGAATAA